From the Meleagris gallopavo isolate NT-WF06-2002-E0010 breed Aviagen turkey brand Nicholas breeding stock chromosome 19, Turkey_5.1, whole genome shotgun sequence genome, one window contains:
- the GLE1 gene encoding nucleoporin GLE1, which translates to LRWETLEALRASSKGRLKYFRHSDRDEDILEGCISPLVLSSYAGWVLDRMAGSPAQVAARSGCAPRGVASHAAPPAEENSAPAREEPSSPSRSETKGSSDPGVLEVNQEVLPIPPVSKMAKVEGCIQMYEEIYRMKGRERLQQRQEQQEQMVRAAYDMAREQLKRFDEMKELKRRQEIQELREVMEKSLKETQGQQEKLKEEHRHRAKILNLKLREAEQQRQRQEEQERLRREEGQERLRRLYSIQEELLQLNQQIDPNYKHKDLPKIDLSAYSNRGNQICGLVSGLIRTTSERGFPSQMDVANTEQALKEMRGLISSMQQEIAAAVEEKKRRDEQEKKQKQEELLKKQQAEAQTPAPAQPSGGKQQKGALSVKAEEGIMKWHRQLQDAAAQCAAAFSAMSHSKDSEVKKIRMELQKAVTIPVSQISTIAGSQLRQIFDKLNNLLSGKPVQSVGETVLVTQLPQGLDFVHYKLAEKFVRQGEEEVASHRESAFPIALVISGIWEVHPRVGELFLAHLHKTCPYSVPFYPAYKEGASMEEYQRMLGYLVQDSKMEEEDHFLKRMSGLIRLYAALIQLRWPYGNKQGAHPHGLSYGWCWLAQMLNMEPLVVVTATLLYDFLEVCGHALMKQYHCQFWKLLLLMQEEYIPRIEAITNVGQKASLTRFKQFLEESLQKKDIPLPKGFLQPSFWRS; encoded by the exons CTGCGCTGGGAGACGCTGGAAGCCCTGCGCGCCTCCAGCAAAGGCCGGCTGAAATACTTCCGTCATTCGGACAGGGATGAG GATATCTTGGAAGGATGCATTTCTCCTCTGGTGCTGTCCTCCTATGCCGGCTGGGTCCTGGATAGGATGGCCGGTTCGCCGGCCCAGGTGGCGGCACGCTCCGGTTGTGCGCCCAGAGGAGTCGCTTCTCACGCAGCTCCGCCCGCTGAGGAGAACTCAGCGCCCGCCCGCGAGGAGCCCTCGTCGCCCTCACGGAGTGAGACCAAG GGAAGCAGTGATCCTGGTGTGCTAGAAGTGAATCAAGAAGTCCTTCCAATCCCTCCTGTATCTAAAATGGCAAAAGTTGAAGGCTGCATTCAGATGTATGAAGAGATATACAGGATGAAAGGAAgg GAGAGGCTCCAGCAGcggcaggagcagcaggagcagatggTGAGGGCAGCATATGACATGGCAAGAGAACAGCTGAAACGGTTTGATGAAATGAAGGAGCTGAAGCGGCGTCAGGAGATCCAAGAATTGCGAGAAGTGATGGAGAAGAG tttaaagGAAACTCAGGGACAGCAAGAGAAGTTGAAAGAAGAACACCGACACAGAGCAAAG ATACTGAACCTAAAGCTGCgtgaggcagagcagcagaggcagcgCCAGGAAGAGCAGGAGCGATTGCGTAGGGAAGAAGGCCAGGAAAGACTACGTCGCCTCTATTCAATTCAGGAGGAACTGCTGCAGCTGAACCAGCAGATTGATCCCAATTACAAACACAAGGACTTGCCGAAAATTGACCTTTCTGCATACAGTAATCGAGGAAACCAGATCTGTGGGCTGGTGTCAGGACTCATCCGCACCACCAGTGAG AGAGGTTTTCCTTCTCAAATGGATGTGGCCAATACTGAACAAGCCCTGAAGGAAATGCGAGGGCTAATCTCCAGCATGCAGCAAGAAATTGCTGCAgctgtggaagaaaagaagaggagagatgagcaggaaaagaaacagaagcaggaggagttactgaagaagcagcaggcagaagctCAGACTCCTGCCCCTGCGCAGCCAtcgggaggaaagcagcagaagggaG CACTTTCAGTTAAGGCAGAGGAAGGCATTATGAAGTGGCACCGGCAGCTTCAAGATGCTGCAGCCCAGTGTGCTGCTGCGTTCAGTGCAATGAGCCACTCCAAAGACAGTGAG GTTAAGAAGATAAGAATGGAATTGCAGAAAGCGGTTACCATCCCTGTGAGCCAGATCTCTACCATTGCAG GCTCTCAGCTAAGACAGATATTTGACAAGCTCAATAACTTGCTCTCTGGAAAGCCTGTTCAGAGCGTAGGGGAAACTGTATTGGTGACTCAGCTCCCACAAGGCCTGGATTTTGTTCATTACAAGCTTGCAGAGAAATTTGTG AGACAAGGAGAAGAAGAAGTAGCTTCTCACCGTGAGTCAGCTTTCCCAATTGCACTGGTGATATCAGGAATCTGGGAAGTGCACCCTCGAGTTGGAGAACTCTTTTTAGCTCATCTGCACAAGACATGCCCCTATTCTGTGCCGTTCTACCCTGCATACAAAGAGGGGGCTTCTATGGAAGAATATCAGAG GATGCTTGGGTATCTAGTTCAGGATTCTAAGATGGAAGAGGAAGATCATTTTCTTAAACGGATGTCCGGACTGATTCGTCTGTATGCTGCTCTCATTCAGCTCCGCTGGCCTTACGGGAACAAACAAGGG GCACATCCTCATGGGCTGAGCTATGGGTGGTGCTGGCTTGCTCAGATGCTGAACATGGAACCTCTTGTGGTTGTGACAGCCACACTTCTGTATGATTTTCTGGAG GTGTGTGGCCATGCTCTCATGAAACAGTACCACTGTCAGTTCTGGAAACTGTTGCTGCTGATGCAAGAAGAGTATATCCCACG GATTGAAGCAATTACCAACGTTGGACAGAAGGCCTCTTTAACACGTTTCAAGCAATTCCTGGAG GAAAGTCTACAGAAAAAGGACATCCCATTACCAAAGGGCTTTTTGCAGCCTTCCTTTTGGAGGTCCTGA